In Flavobacterium cerinum, one genomic interval encodes:
- a CDS encoding endonuclease/exonuclease/phosphatase family protein, whose product MKNLSWFNKVILFFNIVLTILSFIAYVLPFLAPKLFPFLSVLTLVLPLLLILNLLFLFYWLIQLKKQVLLSLCVFLIGITFFNKFYKFSSKDLIAEDEDFTVMSYNVRLFNVFEWIKQDNVIDKIEAFVLSQNPDILCLQEYSNTQPVHFEGYKHQFIYMQGDKVKTGQAIFSKFPIVNGGNIKFPNSNNNVIFADIKKGRDTLRVYSMHLQSIKISPDIHEKIDEVKSKKIFRRISEAFTIQQIQSELIKQHKAECHYPLIICGDLNNSAFSYVYRNIKGNMKDAFEEAGKGFGKTYDYDYYPARIDYVFVDKRIEVKNFVNHDNFINSDHFPITTRLTLRDETPQHNADAVEKIKK is encoded by the coding sequence ATGAAAAATCTGTCATGGTTTAATAAAGTAATTCTCTTTTTCAATATAGTGCTGACTATATTGAGCTTTATTGCCTATGTATTGCCGTTTCTGGCTCCGAAGCTATTTCCGTTTTTGTCGGTGCTAACGCTTGTTTTACCGTTATTACTGATCCTGAATCTGCTGTTTCTGTTCTATTGGCTGATTCAGTTGAAAAAGCAGGTATTGCTTTCGCTTTGTGTATTTCTGATCGGGATTACATTCTTTAATAAATTTTATAAATTTTCTTCAAAAGATCTGATTGCGGAAGATGAAGATTTTACCGTGATGAGTTATAATGTACGGCTGTTTAATGTCTTTGAATGGATAAAACAGGATAATGTAATTGATAAGATCGAAGCTTTTGTGTTGTCGCAAAACCCGGATATATTATGTTTACAGGAATATTCGAATACACAACCGGTGCATTTTGAAGGCTATAAACATCAGTTTATTTATATGCAGGGCGATAAGGTTAAAACCGGTCAGGCTATTTTTTCTAAGTTTCCGATAGTAAACGGTGGGAATATTAAATTTCCGAATTCCAATAATAATGTGATTTTTGCGGATATTAAAAAAGGAAGAGATACATTACGTGTTTACAGCATGCATTTGCAGTCGATCAAGATTAGCCCCGATATTCATGAGAAAATTGATGAGGTGAAGTCTAAAAAGATTTTCAGACGTATTAGTGAGGCGTTTACAATACAACAGATACAATCAGAATTGATCAAGCAGCATAAAGCAGAATGTCATTACCCGTTAATTATTTGCGGAGACTTAAATAACAGTGCTTTTTCGTATGTGTATCGCAATATTAAAGGGAATATGAAAGATGCTTTTGAAGAAGCCGGTAAAGGTTTCGGTAAAACGTATGATTATGATTATTACCCGGCACGAATTGATTATGTTTTTGTAGATAAACGAATTGAAGTCAAAAACTTTGTCAATCACGATAATTTTATTAATTCGGATCACTTTCCGATTACGACACGATTAACTTTGCGGGATGAAACACCGCAACACAATGCTGATGCTGTTGAAAAGATAAAAAAATAG
- a CDS encoding WbqC family protein, protein MDILIHPTYFPSISHFVAMTKADNIIFEAEDNFQKQTNRNRMYIYSPNGIQLLNIPVKHSKDVSQKFKDVKIENAFNWQKQHFKSLEAAYRTSPFFEYFEDDLRPIFEKQHTFMMDLNYQVLDIVTDCLGMDFKYTQTEEYFHEVTDKTDFRNLTNGKKDTSEFEPYTQVFEEKHGFINNLSILDLLFNEGRYAMEYLKNQSL, encoded by the coding sequence ATGGACATTTTAATACATCCAACCTACTTCCCTTCTATCAGTCATTTTGTTGCGATGACAAAAGCAGACAATATTATCTTTGAAGCGGAAGATAATTTCCAGAAACAGACCAACCGTAACCGAATGTATATCTACAGTCCGAACGGAATACAGTTATTAAATATTCCTGTTAAGCACAGTAAAGATGTTTCTCAGAAATTTAAAGATGTAAAAATTGAAAATGCTTTTAACTGGCAGAAACAACATTTTAAGTCATTAGAAGCAGCTTACAGAACTTCTCCGTTTTTTGAATATTTTGAAGATGATCTTCGCCCCATTTTCGAAAAGCAACACACTTTTATGATGGATCTTAATTACCAAGTCCTTGATATCGTAACCGATTGTCTCGGAATGGATTTTAAGTACACACAAACCGAAGAATACTTTCACGAAGTGACCGACAAAACCGATTTCAGAAATTTAACCAACGGTAAAAAAGACACTTCTGAATTTGAACCTTACACACAGGTTTTTGAAGAAAAACACGGTTTTATAAATAACCTTAGCATACTTGACCTGCTTTTTAATGAAGGGCGTTATGCAATGGAATACCTAAAGAATCAGTCGCTGTAA
- the lepB gene encoding signal peptidase I: MTLIQWFIFFLVIQVVHYIGTWKLYEKAGRKSWEASIPVYNAIVLMKIIDRPRWWTILLFIPIVNLIMFPVIWVETLRSFGKKSTTDTILGVVTLGLYIYYINYTQDVKYIPNKNEVKTDNTLSSLLFAIVVATLVHTYVMQPYTIPSSSLEKSLLIGDFLFVSKFHYGARTPQTAVALPMVHDSIPLIGTKSYTNWPQIPSFRLPGIQKIERNDIVVFNWPVDTVKTMFGDNSGQYTYKPVDKKTNYVKRCVGIPGDSLSIKDGVVMINNKPLALHDRQKIQFSYQVVTDGNRFDYNYLIHDLQLNPNEIGMVSDNTFIFQCLTDDTANRLRNNPIVKSVTKQIGKTPESNIFPGTNKWNQDNFGPIYIPGKGQTVALNTASLPFYKQIITEYEHNDLKVTGDEIRINGQVVNSYTFQQDYYWMMGDNRHNSQDSRYWGYVPFENVVGKPVFIWMSLDQNVPWAKAIDKIRWERLFTTVGGSGEPVSYFKYFVIVLAAWFGYDFYRKRKAKNNSKS; this comes from the coding sequence ATGACACTAATTCAATGGTTTATCTTTTTCCTTGTAATCCAAGTTGTACATTACATAGGAACCTGGAAATTATATGAAAAAGCCGGCAGAAAATCGTGGGAAGCTTCCATTCCGGTTTACAATGCCATCGTACTGATGAAAATTATTGACCGCCCGAGATGGTGGACTATTCTTCTTTTTATTCCAATCGTAAACCTGATCATGTTTCCGGTTATCTGGGTCGAAACATTGCGTAGTTTCGGAAAAAAATCAACCACTGATACTATTTTAGGTGTTGTTACTTTAGGTTTATACATCTACTATATCAATTACACACAGGATGTAAAATACATTCCGAATAAAAACGAAGTAAAGACAGACAATACCTTAAGTTCGTTATTATTTGCCATAGTTGTGGCTACATTAGTCCACACCTATGTAATGCAACCGTATACAATTCCGTCTTCATCATTAGAAAAATCATTGTTGATCGGGGATTTTCTTTTTGTAAGTAAATTTCATTACGGAGCGCGTACACCACAAACAGCTGTTGCCTTGCCGATGGTACACGACTCTATTCCGCTTATCGGAACCAAATCATATACTAACTGGCCACAAATTCCGTCGTTCCGTTTACCGGGAATCCAAAAGATCGAACGCAATGATATTGTGGTATTCAACTGGCCGGTTGACACCGTTAAAACTATGTTTGGTGACAATTCCGGACAATATACTTACAAACCGGTTGATAAAAAAACCAATTATGTTAAGCGTTGTGTAGGTATTCCGGGTGATAGTCTTTCGATTAAAGACGGTGTAGTAATGATCAATAATAAGCCATTAGCATTACACGATCGTCAGAAAATACAATTTTCATATCAGGTTGTAACCGACGGGAACCGTTTTGACTACAATTACCTGATTCATGACTTACAATTGAATCCGAATGAAATCGGAATGGTGTCGGATAATACTTTTATATTTCAATGTCTGACAGATGATACAGCAAATCGTTTACGTAATAACCCGATTGTAAAATCGGTTACAAAACAAATCGGAAAAACACCGGAATCGAATATCTTCCCCGGCACCAATAAATGGAATCAGGATAATTTCGGACCGATCTATATTCCGGGTAAAGGACAGACTGTAGCTTTAAACACAGCATCACTTCCGTTTTACAAACAAATTATTACCGAATACGAACACAATGATTTAAAAGTAACCGGTGATGAGATTCGTATTAACGGCCAAGTGGTTAATTCCTATACTTTCCAACAAGATTACTACTGGATGATGGGAGACAACCGTCATAATTCACAAGATAGTCGTTACTGGGGTTATGTTCCGTTTGAAAACGTTGTAGGTAAACCTGTATTTATCTGGATGAGTCTGGATCAGAATGTACCTTGGGCTAAAGCGATCGACAAAATCCGTTGGGAACGTCTGTTTACAACTGTAGGCGGAAGCGGCGAACCGGTATCCTATTTCAAATATTTTGTAATTGTATTGGCAGCCTGGTTCGGATATGATTTTTACAGAAAAAGAAAAGCGAAGAATAACAGCAAATCGTAG
- the dapB gene encoding 4-hydroxy-tetrahydrodipicolinate reductase: MKIALLGYGKMGKVIERIALERGHEIVLRKSSSDDYTGLENADVAIDFSVPTSAVSNISACFDTNIPVVSGTTGWLTQYDAVVQECEQKNGAFLYGSNFSLGVNLFFELNNYLAKIMANLKEYNVTMEEIHHTQKLDAPSGTAISLAKGIIENSEYTDWTMETAKANEIHIEAKRIENVPGTHTVTYNSDVDFIEIKHVAHNREGFALGAVIAAEWMIGKKGVHTMKDVLNLI, from the coding sequence ATGAAAATAGCACTTTTGGGATATGGCAAAATGGGAAAAGTGATCGAACGCATTGCATTGGAAAGAGGTCATGAAATTGTACTTCGAAAATCCAGCAGCGATGATTATACCGGTCTTGAAAATGCCGATGTTGCCATTGATTTTAGCGTACCAACAAGTGCTGTGAGTAACATTTCGGCCTGTTTTGATACTAATATACCGGTAGTTTCCGGCACAACAGGATGGCTGACTCAATATGATGCCGTAGTACAGGAATGTGAACAAAAAAACGGAGCCTTTTTATACGGATCCAATTTTAGTCTGGGTGTTAATCTGTTTTTTGAACTGAACAATTATCTGGCTAAAATAATGGCCAATCTAAAGGAATATAACGTAACGATGGAAGAAATTCATCATACGCAAAAATTAGATGCGCCTAGCGGGACCGCGATTTCACTGGCAAAAGGAATCATTGAAAATTCCGAATATACCGACTGGACAATGGAAACGGCTAAAGCCAATGAAATCCATATCGAGGCCAAACGGATTGAAAACGTACCCGGAACCCATACCGTTACCTATAACTCCGATGTTGATTTTATCGAAATCAAACACGTAGCACATAACCGTGAAGGTTTTGCATTAGGAGCTGTAATCGCAGCCGAATGGATGATCGGTAAAAAAGGGGTTCATACCATGAAAGACGTATTAAACCTGATTTAA
- a CDS encoding DUF5683 domain-containing protein has protein sequence MRCFTSILVITLLLISTFAFSQNKKDDALLKVKDTVKATRINPLAPSKAAFYSAVVPGLGQIYNKKYWKVPLVYIGLGTGLYFYNSNNNKYHDFRNEYKKRLNGTADPNDPYFGGLDNNRLIEAQRFYQRNRDLSILVTVGIYILNIVDANVDAHLMQFNVNDNLSIRPDVYQNDMNYKHSLGLTLNYNF, from the coding sequence GTGCGTTGCTTTACTTCCATACTGGTTATCACGTTGCTATTGATCAGCACATTTGCTTTTTCCCAAAACAAAAAAGACGATGCGCTTTTAAAAGTAAAAGACACGGTTAAAGCTACCCGTATCAATCCGCTTGCCCCGTCAAAAGCGGCTTTCTACTCAGCAGTTGTACCGGGATTAGGTCAGATTTACAACAAAAAATACTGGAAAGTTCCTTTGGTTTATATCGGACTTGGAACCGGTTTGTACTTTTACAACAGCAATAATAACAAATACCACGATTTCCGTAACGAATATAAAAAACGTCTTAACGGTACTGCCGATCCGAACGATCCGTATTTCGGAGGACTGGATAACAACCGATTAATTGAGGCGCAACGTTTCTATCAGCGAAATCGTGACCTTTCGATATTGGTAACGGTCGGTATTTATATCTTAAATATTGTAGATGCCAACGTTGATGCGCATTTAATGCAATTTAACGTAAACGACAATCTATCAATCCGTCCTGATGTTTATCAGAATGACATGAACTACAAACACAGTCTGGGACTGACGTTAAATTATAATTTTTAA
- a CDS encoding ParB/RepB/Spo0J family partition protein — translation MTKAIKKQALGRGLSALLKDPENDIKSVEDKNADKVVGNIIELDIDAIEINPFQPRTNFNEESLQELATSIRELGVIQPITVRKMEFNKYQLISGERRLRASKLVGLTTVPAYIRLANDNDSLVMALVENIQRHDLDPIEIALSYQRLIDEIQLTQEQMSDRVGKKRSTIANYLRLLKLDPIIQTGIRDGFITMGHGRAIINVDDLDVQTDIYQKIVSQNLSVRETEALVKAYHESLKPAPAKAPKGNSFAVPEDNKKAITDFFGAKVDVKVAGNGKGKITIPFHSEEDFKRIIKLIEG, via the coding sequence ATGACAAAAGCGATTAAAAAACAAGCATTAGGAAGAGGCTTATCTGCATTATTAAAAGATCCGGAAAACGATATTAAATCCGTTGAGGACAAAAATGCCGATAAAGTTGTTGGGAATATTATTGAGCTTGATATCGATGCTATTGAAATAAACCCGTTTCAACCGCGTACTAATTTCAACGAAGAATCACTTCAGGAATTGGCCACTTCTATTCGGGAATTAGGTGTAATCCAACCGATTACCGTTCGAAAGATGGAATTCAACAAATACCAGTTGATTTCCGGAGAACGTCGTTTACGTGCTTCAAAATTAGTCGGATTAACAACGGTACCGGCTTATATCCGTTTGGCAAACGACAACGATTCACTGGTAATGGCTCTTGTGGAAAACATTCAGCGTCATGACCTTGATCCGATCGAAATTGCACTATCGTATCAAAGATTGATTGATGAAATTCAATTAACACAGGAACAAATGAGTGATCGTGTAGGAAAAAAACGTTCTACCATTGCCAATTACCTTCGTTTACTAAAACTAGACCCGATTATCCAGACCGGTATTCGCGACGGATTTATTACTATGGGACACGGACGTGCCATTATTAACGTTGATGATCTGGACGTTCAAACCGATATTTATCAGAAAATCGTGAGCCAAAACCTATCCGTTCGTGAAACGGAAGCTTTGGTAAAAGCGTATCATGAAAGTTTAAAACCTGCTCCGGCGAAAGCGCCGAAAGGAAACAGTTTTGCTGTTCCGGAAGACAACAAAAAAGCCATAACCGACTTTTTCGGGGCCAAAGTTGATGTCAAAGTAGCCGGAAACGGTAAAGGAAAAATCACCATACCTTTCCACTCTGAAGAAGATTTTAAACGAATTATTAAGCTAATAGAAGGTTAG
- a CDS encoding ParA family protein — protein MGKIIAIANQKGGVGKTTTSVNLAASLGVLEKKVLLIDADPQANASSGLGIDVESVEIGTYQILEHSNTPDEATLECTAPNVSLIPAHIDLVAIEIELVDKENREYMLKQALESVKEKYDYIIIDCAPSLGLLTLNALTAADSVVIPIQCEYFALEGLGKLLNTIKSVQKIHNPQLDIEGLLLTMYDSRLRLSNQVVEEVQKHFNDMVFETVIQRNVKLSEAPSFGESIINYDATSKGATNYINLAEEIIKKNSN, from the coding sequence ATGGGTAAAATCATTGCTATAGCCAATCAAAAGGGAGGCGTTGGAAAAACTACAACTTCAGTAAATTTAGCTGCCTCATTAGGCGTATTAGAAAAAAAAGTTTTATTGATTGATGCTGATCCACAGGCAAATGCCAGTTCCGGATTAGGAATCGATGTTGAAAGCGTAGAAATCGGAACCTACCAGATATTGGAACATAGCAATACCCCGGATGAAGCTACTTTGGAATGCACTGCTCCCAATGTATCCTTAATTCCGGCTCATATTGACTTGGTGGCTATCGAGATCGAATTAGTCGATAAAGAAAACCGGGAATATATGCTAAAACAAGCTCTTGAAAGCGTAAAGGAAAAGTATGATTATATTATCATCGATTGCGCTCCGTCATTGGGCTTATTAACGCTTAATGCGCTTACTGCTGCCGATTCAGTAGTGATCCCGATTCAGTGTGAATATTTTGCACTTGAAGGTTTAGGAAAATTATTGAATACGATTAAAAGTGTTCAGAAAATTCATAACCCGCAATTGGATATTGAAGGTCTTCTATTGACCATGTACGATTCCCGTTTACGCCTTTCCAATCAGGTTGTGGAAGAAGTACAGAAGCACTTCAACGATATGGTATTCGAAACCGTTATCCAGCGTAATGTAAAATTGAGCGAAGCACCGAGTTTCGGAGAAAGTATCATTAACTATGATGCTACCAGTAAAGGTGCCACCAATTATATCAATTTAGCAGAAGAAATAATCAAAAAAAACAGTAACTAG
- a CDS encoding SDR family oxidoreductase, which produces MNFTAKMLRDDALEDKVIVVTGGGSGLGKAMTRYFLELGAKVAITSRDLEKLKTTANELETETGGKCLAVQCDVRHYEQVENMLKEVLDAYGKVDVLLNNAAGNFISPTERLSANAFDTIIDIVLKGSKNCTLAFGKHWIDTKQTNTNILNIVTTYAWTGSAYVVPSATAKAGVLAMTRSLAVEWAKYGIRTNAIAPGPFPTKGAWDRLLPGDLKDKFDLAKKVPLKRVGDHQELANLAAYLVSDFSAYINGEVITIDGGEWLQGAGQFNLLEAIPKEMWDMLEAMIKQKGSK; this is translated from the coding sequence ATGAATTTTACAGCAAAAATGCTTCGCGATGATGCTTTGGAAGATAAAGTAATCGTTGTAACCGGTGGCGGTAGCGGACTTGGAAAAGCCATGACCCGCTATTTTCTGGAACTCGGAGCGAAAGTAGCGATAACCTCCCGTGATCTGGAAAAACTAAAAACTACTGCAAACGAACTCGAAACGGAAACAGGAGGGAAATGTTTGGCCGTTCAATGTGATGTACGCCATTATGAGCAAGTAGAAAATATGCTTAAAGAAGTTTTGGATGCTTATGGAAAAGTGGATGTATTACTGAATAATGCTGCCGGAAATTTTATTTCACCTACAGAACGTCTTTCCGCCAATGCGTTTGATACCATTATCGATATCGTTTTAAAAGGTTCCAAAAACTGTACGCTGGCATTTGGTAAACATTGGATTGACACAAAACAAACGAATACCAACATCTTAAATATTGTGACCACTTATGCCTGGACCGGATCGGCTTATGTTGTTCCGTCCGCTACAGCCAAAGCGGGAGTTTTAGCGATGACCCGAAGTCTGGCGGTGGAATGGGCCAAATACGGAATCCGTACCAATGCAATCGCACCGGGGCCATTTCCTACTAAAGGAGCCTGGGATCGTTTATTACCCGGCGATTTAAAAGACAAATTTGACCTGGCCAAAAAAGTCCCGTTAAAACGTGTAGGTGATCATCAGGAATTAGCAAATTTGGCAGCTTATCTTGTTTCTGATTTTTCAGCATATATCAACGGAGAAGTTATCACAATTGACGGTGGTGAATGGCTTCAGGGAGCCGGACAATTTAATCTGTTGGAAGCAATTCCGAAAGAAATGTGGGATATGCTGGAAGCGATGATTAAACAAAAAGGAAGTAAATAA
- a CDS encoding multicopper oxidase domain-containing protein: MKSGFSLFLLLLVFWSGWSQNTKEYDLYVRDTIVNYTGKKVKGIAINGSIPAPTLHFTEGDTAIIRVHNEMHHETSIHWHGLLLPNEQDGVPYLTTAPIKGMTTHTYKFPIKQSGTYWYHSHTMLQEQNGMYGAFIIHKKEEPKLPEYTMLLSDWTDANPHEIERSLHKANDWYSIKKGATQNYAEAIGKGHFKTKLTNEWKRMHAMDVSDVYYERFFVNGKTEDHAPQFKPGEKVRVRIINGSASTYFWLNYAGGKMDVVASDGMDVQPVSVDRFIVGVSETYDIIVTIPENNTAFELVATAEDRTGQASLWLGKGIKQLQQPLPKLKYFEGMKMMNDMMTVGGNMKDMGMNMSLQQMDMNAVMYPEITGKEENKKDVKMADMEGHDHSQNSTSNPDIVTLNYAMLKSPVKTNLPDGPVRTLHFELTGNMNRYVWTLNNKTISESDKVMIKKGENIRIVITNNSMMRHPMHLHGHFFRILNGQGDYAPLKNVLDIMPMETDTIEFHASEEYGDWYFHCHILYHMMAGMGRIFTYENSPPNPQFPDPKKALKMVYNDDRRYYFSAEVGFESNGSDGEMRLENTRNFFDVEWRLGLDKKAGYETEAHFGRYLDKNQYLSVYTGFDFRYHNSLEREKNLFGQLSTQDQRAVACIGIIYQLPWLINADMRVDHEGKTRLQFTRKDIPVTERLRLWGAWNTDFEYSAGSRYILTKYWSLSAHYDSDMGLGGGLVLTY; this comes from the coding sequence ATGAAATCTGGTTTTTCCCTTTTCCTGTTACTATTGGTGTTCTGGAGCGGCTGGTCCCAAAACACCAAAGAATACGATTTGTATGTCAGGGATACAATTGTTAATTACACCGGCAAAAAAGTAAAAGGTATTGCCATAAACGGTAGTATTCCCGCTCCTACTCTACATTTCACAGAAGGCGATACAGCGATTATCCGCGTGCACAACGAAATGCATCATGAAACATCTATTCACTGGCATGGTTTACTATTGCCTAATGAACAGGACGGTGTACCGTATTTAACCACCGCTCCGATAAAAGGTATGACAACGCATACTTATAAGTTTCCGATCAAACAAAGCGGAACCTACTGGTATCATTCTCATACGATGTTACAGGAACAAAACGGTATGTACGGTGCTTTTATCATCCATAAAAAAGAGGAACCTAAATTACCGGAATATACAATGTTGTTGAGTGACTGGACGGATGCCAATCCACACGAGATTGAACGCTCATTACACAAGGCTAACGATTGGTATTCAATAAAAAAAGGCGCTACTCAAAATTACGCAGAAGCTATCGGCAAAGGCCATTTTAAGACAAAACTGACAAATGAATGGAAACGTATGCATGCTATGGATGTCAGTGATGTTTATTATGAGCGTTTCTTTGTGAACGGTAAAACCGAAGATCATGCGCCGCAATTCAAACCCGGAGAAAAAGTTAGGGTACGGATTATTAACGGAAGTGCTTCTACTTATTTCTGGCTCAATTATGCCGGTGGAAAAATGGATGTCGTAGCCAGTGATGGTATGGACGTGCAACCCGTTTCCGTTGATCGTTTTATTGTTGGTGTTTCCGAAACCTACGATATTATCGTCACTATACCGGAAAACAATACTGCTTTTGAGTTGGTTGCGACTGCTGAGGATCGTACCGGACAAGCATCACTTTGGCTTGGTAAGGGGATTAAACAACTACAGCAACCTTTACCGAAGTTAAAGTATTTTGAAGGAATGAAAATGATGAACGACATGATGACTGTAGGCGGTAACATGAAAGACATGGGCATGAACATGAGTCTGCAACAGATGGATATGAATGCTGTGATGTACCCTGAAATCACCGGAAAGGAAGAGAATAAAAAGGATGTTAAAATGGCCGATATGGAAGGACACGATCATAGTCAAAATAGCACCTCCAATCCGGACATTGTAACCCTTAATTATGCGATGCTGAAATCACCGGTAAAAACCAATCTACCAGACGGGCCGGTTCGTACTCTTCATTTTGAACTAACCGGAAATATGAATCGTTACGTCTGGACATTGAACAACAAAACGATATCCGAATCCGATAAGGTGATGATCAAAAAAGGAGAAAACATCCGTATTGTGATTACCAACAATTCGATGATGCGCCACCCGATGCATTTACACGGCCATTTTTTTAGAATCTTAAACGGCCAGGGTGATTATGCTCCTTTAAAAAATGTACTTGATATCATGCCGATGGAAACGGATACAATTGAATTTCATGCGTCAGAAGAATATGGCGACTGGTATTTCCATTGTCATATTTTATATCATATGATGGCAGGAATGGGACGTATCTTCACTTACGAAAACTCTCCGCCGAATCCACAATTCCCGGATCCGAAAAAAGCCCTTAAAATGGTATACAATGATGATCGTCGTTATTATTTTTCAGCTGAAGTAGGCTTTGAAAGTAACGGTAGTGACGGTGAAATGCGTTTAGAAAATACCCGAAACTTTTTTGATGTCGAATGGCGTTTGGGATTAGACAAAAAAGCAGGATACGAAACTGAAGCTCATTTCGGACGTTATCTGGATAAAAACCAGTACTTATCCGTTTATACCGGATTTGATTTCCGTTATCACAATAGTCTGGAGCGCGAAAAAAATCTTTTTGGTCAGCTTAGCACTCAGGATCAAAGAGCGGTTGCTTGTATCGGAATCATTTATCAGCTTCCGTGGCTTATCAATGCCGATATGCGGGTCGACCACGAAGGAAAGACCCGTTTACAGTTTACCCGAAAAGACATTCCGGTAACCGAGCGATTGCGATTATGGGGAGCCTGGAATACCGATTTCGAATATAGTGCCGGTTCCCGTTATATTCTGACCAAATACTGGTCGCTTTCCGCTCATTATGACAGTGACATGGGATTAGGCGGCGGATTAGTTCTGACTTATTAA
- a CDS encoding DUF3347 domain-containing protein, translated as MKTFKNIFLASIATLFLTSCEAQIKNPKTETVTVYGNCGMCKKTIEKAANEKGIVKADWNIDTDQLTVTFDQTKTNTEAILKKVAYAGYDSDSFRAPDEAYKNLPECCQYDRPVKNNTVADNHTTHTNHDMTAATQNNSVFGAVFNAYFSLKEALIKSDGKMAAAKASELTKAIGSVPMSAIQANQHTVWMKIQNNLKTDAEHIAETNDIKHQRDHFASLSEDLFTLAKLTTKGTTIYYQKCPMYNDGKGAYWLSKENTVKNPYYGSAMLTCGSTVETLKQ; from the coding sequence ATGAAAACATTTAAAAATATATTCCTGGCTTCTATTGCTACCTTATTTTTAACAAGCTGTGAAGCACAAATTAAGAATCCGAAAACAGAAACCGTTACCGTATACGGTAATTGCGGTATGTGTAAAAAAACGATTGAAAAAGCAGCAAACGAAAAAGGTATCGTTAAAGCCGACTGGAACATTGACACCGATCAACTAACCGTTACTTTCGATCAAACCAAAACCAATACCGAAGCGATTCTAAAAAAGGTAGCCTATGCCGGATATGACAGTGATTCTTTCCGCGCTCCGGATGAAGCCTATAAAAATTTACCGGAATGTTGCCAATATGATCGCCCGGTAAAAAATAATACAGTAGCGGATAATCATACAACACATACCAATCATGATATGACGGCGGCAACTCAAAACAATTCGGTATTCGGTGCTGTTTTCAACGCCTATTTTTCCCTTAAAGAAGCCTTAATCAAATCAGACGGTAAAATGGCTGCTGCCAAAGCTTCCGAACTTACAAAAGCAATCGGATCTGTTCCGATGAGTGCGATACAAGCAAATCAGCATACGGTATGGATGAAAATCCAAAACAATCTTAAAACCGACGCAGAACATATTGCCGAAACCAATGACATCAAACATCAACGGGATCATTTTGCTTCTTTATCAGAAGATTTGTTTACGCTGGCAAAACTGACTACAAAAGGTACTACTATATACTATCAAAAATGTCCGATGTATAACGACGGTAAAGGTGCTTATTGGCTAAGTAAAGAAAATACCGTAAAAAATCCTTATTACGGTTCCGCTATGTTAACATGTGGGAGTACCGTTGAAACTTTAAAACAATAA
- a CDS encoding HYC_CC_PP family protein produces MKKFLVTLLMLLYLIPAVGVNLSAHFCGQELASVNHPVTEADKCLCGMQPMKKSCCEDKQLQFKIDDNQQKTELLSPKFSNPFHIQFSIPSILEIPFVFQSIENPHHSLYNPPNLFYKRPIYLLNNVLRI; encoded by the coding sequence ATGAAAAAGTTTCTGGTAACCTTATTAATGCTATTGTATTTAATCCCTGCTGTAGGGGTTAATCTTTCTGCGCATTTTTGTGGTCAGGAACTGGCATCAGTAAACCATCCCGTAACAGAGGCCGATAAATGCCTTTGCGGTATGCAACCGATGAAAAAAAGTTGTTGTGAAGACAAACAACTGCAATTTAAAATCGACGACAATCAGCAAAAAACAGAATTGCTGTCGCCCAAATTCAGTAACCCGTTTCACATACAGTTCAGCATTCCTTCAATATTAGAAATACCTTTTGTATTTCAAAGTATCGAAAACCCACATCATTCTCTTTACAATCCACCTAATCTTTTCTATAAGCGGCCTATTTACCTGCTGAATAACGTATTGCGAATTTGA